Within the Prosthecochloris marina genome, the region CAACAAATTCACTGATATCGAAGCCGACTCTCACGGAAAAAGGAATAACTTCAAGATCATCATCTCTTTTCAACTCTCCCCTTGCATACCCTGAGCTGAAAGAAAGCTCACTGAAACGAAAAGGCTCGGTCCGGTCGGTAAACGCATGGACTCTTGTGCTGCTATCCGCCGAAGCAACCTGAGGCAAAAGAAAAAAGCAAGAAAATACAAGTTTGATGACAACTTTTCTAACGTGCATATGCTTGTCAGCGCTTAAATGATCAGAGGTTAGGACCTACTTTCCTTCTTTCATTATACAAAAACAAAATGAAAATCGCATATTCTGCGCAAAAGGATTCAAACCATGTAACACCCTTTTAACAAGCATCTCGAGAATCCTCTTTAAAACAGCCATTAAACCACTTTCACCTCGGGCTTTATTGCCATCCGCCTGCGATCTTTGTACATTTCGTTTGGTTTTCCTAATTCTCAACCCGGTCCGCTCTACATTTCAGAATCCCATTACTTCTATGGAATATCTCACAAAAAACATCGTTCGTGAAACTGTCGAAGCAATCCAGATTATCGATATCACCGACGAAGTCCGTGAATTCGTTGCGTCATGCGGCCTGAAAAAGGGACAGCTCACTCTTGTAAGCCAGCACACAACAGCATTCATCAATATTAACGAGCAGGAAACCCGGCTGCTTGAAGACATGGTAATTTTTCTCAAGCGCCTCGTCCCAAAAGATGGTGAATATCTGCACAATATCGCCCCTATCGACGGGCGTGACAACGCACACTCACATCTTATGGGCCTTTTCATGAACAGTTCCGAAACGATTCCTTTCGAGTCAGGGAAACTTCTTCTCGGCAAGTGGCAATCAATCTTTCTTGTGGAACTCGACGGCCCACGTCCCAGGCGCAGCGTTCTCATGCATATTTCAGGCATATAGTTCCCTGCGGAACGACGTCCAAAAGTTGTCAAGAAGTTGGAATCAGACAATTACCCTGTCTTATGAGAGGACAAGCCACTTGCAAAAAAGCAGATTCAGTGGGATTGAAAATCCCGAAAAGTGCTTATAAAATTTCGTCACGTGGAACCGGGAGCCTCATAATCCCGTTAAATGAAAATAAGTAAACACAACCAATCCTTGCCTATGTTAGACCAAAAGCTTGTAGTTGTCGCTTTAGTAACTGCATGTGCCGCAACCAGCATAGGTCACAAGAACACCACTCATGGAAAATCTACCACCGGCTACGGTAAATGGGAAATATTCTTTCCTTTCGAAAATCCATTCTCCTGAAGATCTTAAAAAGTTCAAACCCGAAGAGCTTCAGAAAATAGCTGATGAATGCAGGACCTATCTTATCGATGTCATAGCTGAAAACGGAGGGCATTTCGGTTCAAGCCTTGGAGTTGTTGAAATGACCGTGGCTCTCCATTACGTTTACAAAACTCCTTATGACAAAATAATCTGGGATGTCGGCCATCAGGCTTACATTCATAAAATATTGACCGGTAGAAAAGATCTGATGCATACCAACAGAAAATTCAATGGTATTGCAGGTTTTCCTAAAATTTCCGAGAGCCCCCACGATGCTTTCGGGACAGGACACGCTTCCACCTCGATCTCTGCTGCTGCTGGACTTGCAGCAGCCAGGGATCTTTCAGGAAGTAGCGAAAAAATAATTGCTGTGATCGGTGACGGCAGCATGACGGGCGGGATGGCTTTCGAGGCCATGAACCATCTTGGAGATACCAAAAGCGATGTTCTGGTGGTCCTCAATGATAATCAGATGGCAATCGCCCCAAGCACCGGCGGACTCAAGAATTATCTGGTCAACATCTCTTTTAATAAAACCTACAACAAAGTCAGAAAATTCATCTGGGACTCAATCTCCTTGCTGAACAACGATCTTGGAGAAACTGCAAAACATGCTGTTCATAAAATCGAAGACGGTATAAAAGCCGCCCTGACCCCTGGAGCTTTTTTTGAAGCTCTTGGATTTCGCTATTTCGGACCTATCGACGGGCATGATACCGATAAACTGGTCAAAGCGTTTAAAGAAATGCAGGAGCTTCCTCATCCCAAACTCCTTCATGTAATCACAACAAAAGGCAAAGGCTTCAAACCTGCTGAAGACAACCAGAGCAAATGGCACGCAAGCAGTGGAGGCTTTGACACCATTACAGGAAAATCCCTGAAAAAAGTCACAAAAACCTCACCGCTGAAATATCAGGATATCTTCGGCAGGACCTTGACGGAACTTGCCTCCAAAGATCACAGAATTGTAGGCATCACCGCTGCCATGCCCGGCGGAACATCGCTTGACACATTCCAGGTAGCCCATCCCAAACGTTTTTACGATGTCGGGATTGCAGAACAGCACGCCGTCACTTTCGCAGCAGGAATGGCTGCCAAAGGCTTTAAACCTTTCTGTGCCATATACTCGACATTTCTGCAACGGGCATACGATCAGCTTATCCACGACGTAGCGCTGCAAAAGCTTCCTGTTGTTTTCGCCATCGATCGAGCCGGTCTGGTAGGCGAAGACGGTCCAACCCACCATGGCTCTTTCGACCTTTCCTATCTTCATCCGGTTCCGAACATGATTGTCATGGCACCGAAAGACGAACAGGAACTCCGGGACATGATATATACCGCATCACAGTATAACGATGGACCTGTCGCCATCCGTTACCCGAGAGGCACCTGCAACGGTCTGAAGTTGAACCCCTACTTCTCTTCACTTGAAATTGGAAAAAGTGAGATCGTGCGAGAAGGTTCTTCCATTGCCATTCTTGCTATCGGTACCATGGTAGAAAAATCGCTTGAGGCCTCACACCTGCTTGAACAGGAAAATATCGATGCTCTTGTAGTAAATATGCGTTTTCTCAAACCTCTTGATGTCGCGATGGTTCACGCTATCGCTGAAAGTCACGAAAAAATAGTTGTCGTCGAGGAAAACAGTGTTATCGGAGGTCTTGGAAGTGCTGTAAACGACTATCTCAGGAAAGAAGGATTGTCAAATGAAACATTGACTCTTGGTTTACCCGACAAATTCGTTACTCATGGCAAC harbors:
- a CDS encoding secondary thiamine-phosphate synthase enzyme YjbQ translates to MEYLTKNIVRETVEAIQIIDITDEVREFVASCGLKKGQLTLVSQHTTAFININEQETRLLEDMVIFLKRLVPKDGEYLHNIAPIDGRDNAHSHLMGLFMNSSETIPFESGKLLLGKWQSIFLVELDGPRPRRSVLMHISGI
- the dxs gene encoding 1-deoxy-D-xylulose-5-phosphate synthase, whose product is MENLPPATVNGKYSFLSKIHSPEDLKKFKPEELQKIADECRTYLIDVIAENGGHFGSSLGVVEMTVALHYVYKTPYDKIIWDVGHQAYIHKILTGRKDLMHTNRKFNGIAGFPKISESPHDAFGTGHASTSISAAAGLAAARDLSGSSEKIIAVIGDGSMTGGMAFEAMNHLGDTKSDVLVVLNDNQMAIAPSTGGLKNYLVNISFNKTYNKVRKFIWDSISLLNNDLGETAKHAVHKIEDGIKAALTPGAFFEALGFRYFGPIDGHDTDKLVKAFKEMQELPHPKLLHVITTKGKGFKPAEDNQSKWHASSGGFDTITGKSLKKVTKTSPLKYQDIFGRTLTELASKDHRIVGITAAMPGGTSLDTFQVAHPKRFYDVGIAEQHAVTFAAGMAAKGFKPFCAIYSTFLQRAYDQLIHDVALQKLPVVFAIDRAGLVGEDGPTHHGSFDLSYLHPVPNMIVMAPKDEQELRDMIYTASQYNDGPVAIRYPRGTCNGLKLNPYFSSLEIGKSEIVREGSSIAILAIGTMVEKSLEASHLLEQENIDALVVNMRFLKPLDVAMVHAIAESHEKIVVVEENSVIGGLGSAVNDYLRKEGLSNETLTLGLPDKFVTHGNMKDLYRMLGLDPENICRHIKSFYKGAVAGKNESSQSTIRTDRFA